Genomic segment of Thermoanaerobacterales bacterium:
TCCGCCCCGAAGAGCGGCCCCAGGCCGAGAAGGAATACGAAGCCTCCGAGCCATACGGCCCACCAGTCCTCCGTTTTCAGCAGCGGAGAACCGGCACTTCGTCCTTGGGACATTTTCTCCCCTCCCTGTGAGAATTGCTGGAAACTCATCCCAACTCCTTCCACCAAAGCTCACCAGATTCGCTCCTCACCTCCCTTGCATCGGTCTTGTCCTTTGCCGCTCGTCTTAATTCTAACGATCACTTGGTTAACTGTCAATTTAGTCAACCATTCAAAGAACCCCGCTGGCAGGGCTATTCTAATGTACATCGCTGACCATCCTCTTATGACCCAAATCACGCGACATAGCCGGCCTAACGGGGTCCCCGGACCACCCCCTCCGTTTGGACAATTCCAGCAACATGATTACACAGGTTCCCGCTCTCTGCTGTCGGCCAGCTGACACTTCCAAGGACAAGTAGGTGACGGACACGTCCCGTTGTTCACATTCCGGGCCCTAACCGGCCCGGGGCGCCGTCGCGCCCTTTCCGGCGCGCGCTGCCGGGCACGTTCTCCGGCGCGGGCAGGTAGAGGGGTACCAGGATCAGGGCCGCGGCCAGGGTCAGGACCGGGGTGTAAAGCCGTACCGGGAAGTCCGCCGGCGCCGGGCCGAGACGGTGCCAGGCCGCGAGGGCCAGGAGGCCCAGGGCGAGCACTTTGTAAAGGCGTACGGCGAGAGGTTCCCTGAGCGCCACCGGGCGGGCGAAGACCAGGCCCGCAAGCGCGATGAACAGCAAGAAGAGCCCTTCAGGCACCCATCCCGACCGGACCGCGTTCTCCAAACCGGCCCCTCCCGCCGCCGCCAGGCGCGCCATCCGCCCGGTTTGCGCGAGGTGCAACAGGCCCCATGCGGCGGTGAGGGCTATGCCCCAGAAGGGGATGACCTTACGCCCAAACCAGCGGCGGCCGCCGGGGGTCCTTCTTCCCCTACCCAAGTTTGACCGCCGTCCCGCTGGCCGTGACCATCAGCATGCCTTCCCGCAGAACTTCGTAATCGATGTCGATTCCAACCACGGCATCGGCTCCCAGGCGCCGGGCGTCCTCGGCCATCTCGTTCAAGGCCACGTCCCGCGCCTGCTTGAGCTTGGCCTCGTAGGCTCCCGAGCGGCCGCCGATGATGTCGGTGATCGAGGCCATCAGGTCGCGGAGGACGTTGGCCCCCATAATCGCCTCGCCGGCGACCACTCCCAGGTAGGCCGTGATCGTTTTGCCCTGTACATCGTGGGTAGTGGTAAGAAGCATGTCGCACCGATCCCTTCCAAACTTTTTCGCCGGCCCTCAGCCGGCGGCATTATTATTATTAGCGCCGGCGCAGGATCATCCTGCTTGTCGAAATGTTAAGTTCTCTAAAAGCCCATCAACGAAGCAGAAGCCCCTCCCTTACAGGAGGGGCCTCACTCACCTATCAGTCAATGACCCTTAAATACTCAATCTCCCCGCCGTCCAGGTCAAACTCCACATCCCAATCCTTGTAGTCAGCCAGGTCATCTATATCCAACTCGTCGCCGTCCTCATCCTCCAGGTCGACCCTGGACGCCAGGTAGAACTTGAACACGGTACCGCTCGACTGACGAATCCGGACGTACTCGCTCGTCGTG
This window contains:
- a CDS encoding YbjQ family protein, translating into MLLTTTHDVQGKTITAYLGVVAGEAIMGANVLRDLMASITDIIGGRSGAYEAKLKQARDVALNEMAEDARRLGADAVVGIDIDYEVLREGMLMVTASGTAVKLG